One Phycisphaera mikurensis NBRC 102666 DNA window includes the following coding sequences:
- a CDS encoding aminopeptidase: MTDPRLAKLARVLVRHCVGVKPGQTVRIAGDVVGLPLLELIHEEVVRAGGHPLVRMSSQNMQDAFLELAGEDQLRHLPGLALEEVEAIDASIGLWADVNTKAQSQADPQRQATVSAARSPLSERFLKRAAAGDLRWCGTQFPTNAAAQDAEMSLRAYADFVFTAGHLDAADPAAEWERISKRQQQVVDYLDGKEQLHFEAPNGTDLAVDVAGNTWINCDGHENFPDGEVFTGPNLRAGGDSPAPGGVAGVVRYSFPAVHGGREVHGIELTFEGGRVVDAKAEKNLGFLLAMLDQDEGARRLGEIAIGTNYQITRYTKNTLFDEKIGGTFHAAVGAGYPETGNANKSGLHWDMVCDLRESAPGAADGGRITADGELFHEHGRFVGPLAGVFGAA; the protein is encoded by the coding sequence ATGACCGACCCCCGTCTCGCCAAGCTCGCCCGGGTTCTCGTCCGCCACTGCGTCGGGGTGAAGCCCGGCCAGACCGTCCGCATCGCCGGCGACGTCGTCGGGCTCCCGCTGCTGGAGCTGATCCACGAGGAGGTCGTCAGGGCCGGCGGGCACCCGCTCGTGCGGATGTCCTCGCAAAACATGCAGGACGCCTTCCTCGAGCTGGCGGGCGAGGATCAGCTCCGGCACCTGCCCGGCCTGGCGCTCGAGGAGGTCGAGGCGATCGACGCGTCGATCGGGCTCTGGGCCGACGTCAACACCAAGGCGCAGAGCCAGGCCGATCCGCAGCGGCAGGCCACGGTCTCGGCCGCCCGCTCGCCGCTGTCCGAACGCTTCTTGAAGCGGGCGGCCGCGGGCGATCTGAGGTGGTGCGGCACGCAGTTCCCCACCAACGCCGCGGCCCAGGACGCCGAGATGTCGCTGCGTGCGTACGCCGACTTCGTCTTCACCGCCGGCCACCTGGACGCCGCCGATCCGGCGGCCGAGTGGGAGCGGATCTCCAAACGGCAGCAGCAGGTGGTCGATTACCTCGACGGCAAGGAGCAACTCCACTTCGAGGCCCCCAACGGCACCGACCTCGCCGTCGACGTTGCGGGCAACACGTGGATCAACTGCGACGGGCACGAGAACTTCCCCGACGGGGAGGTCTTCACCGGGCCGAATCTCCGGGCCGGCGGCGACTCCCCCGCCCCCGGCGGCGTGGCCGGTGTGGTGCGGTACAGCTTCCCCGCCGTGCACGGCGGCCGCGAGGTCCACGGCATCGAGCTGACCTTCGAGGGCGGGCGCGTGGTCGACGCGAAGGCGGAGAAGAACCTGGGCTTCCTGCTGGCGATGCTCGACCAGGACGAGGGCGCCCGGCGCCTGGGCGAGATCGCGATCGGGACGAACTACCAGATCACGCGCTACACGAAGAACACCCTCTTCGACGAGAAGATCGGCGGGACCTTCCACGCCGCCGTCGGCGCCGGCTACCCCGAGACCGGCAACGCGAACAAGAGCGGCCTGCACTGGGACATGGTGTGCGACCTGCGCGAGTCGGCGCCGGGCGCCGCCGATGGCGGGCGGATCACCGCCGACGGCGAACTCTTCCACGAGCACGGCCGGTTCGTGGGGCCGCTCGCCGGCGTGTTCGGCGCGGCCTGA
- a CDS encoding M20/M25/M40 family metallo-hydrolase, with protein sequence MPDAKHPAVQQALEEARDAAVARLVSFLSIPSVSTDPAYGVEVRRGAAWVAQRLEALGFDTETVSSGGGHPVVLGRNAEAGAEKPTVLFYGHYDVQPPDPLELWTSPPFEPAVRPSQTAGDGDAVYARGASDDKGQVACFLEALQGFRDAGVPLPVNVKVLIEGEEECGSRTLPAFLQERGKDLSADVAVVSDTAMWDARTPTLTYGLRGLVYFDLKLHGPDRDLHSGVYGGTLANPATVLARVLGKLFDEDRRIAIPGFYDNVAPLDPAEREEWAALPFTDEGFVGAVGGTASGEAGFSTLERRWARPACDVNGLYGGYMGEGAKTVLPSFAGAKVSFRIPGNMEARRVAALFTEWLEQQEVDGCRWDLENHGEADPVLVRRDSAEIAAAVAACEAIAGVRPALVRSGATIPVIADFKETLGMDTLLLGFGLNADDIHSPDEHFGLDRFHLGARVHAELLGRLAEG encoded by the coding sequence ATGCCCGACGCGAAGCACCCCGCCGTTCAGCAAGCCCTTGAGGAAGCCCGCGACGCGGCCGTTGCACGGCTGGTGTCCTTCCTTTCGATCCCCTCCGTCAGCACCGATCCGGCGTACGGCGTGGAGGTCCGGCGGGGCGCGGCGTGGGTGGCGCAGCGGCTCGAGGCGCTCGGCTTCGACACCGAGACCGTCTCCTCCGGCGGCGGCCACCCGGTGGTGCTCGGCAGGAACGCGGAGGCGGGTGCCGAGAAGCCGACGGTGCTCTTCTACGGGCACTACGACGTGCAGCCGCCGGACCCGCTGGAGCTCTGGACAAGCCCGCCCTTCGAGCCGGCGGTGCGGCCGAGCCAGACCGCCGGCGATGGCGACGCCGTGTACGCCCGCGGGGCGAGCGACGACAAGGGGCAGGTGGCTTGCTTCCTGGAGGCGTTGCAGGGCTTCCGCGACGCCGGCGTCCCGCTGCCGGTCAACGTGAAGGTGCTGATCGAGGGCGAGGAGGAGTGCGGCAGCCGCACCCTCCCGGCCTTCCTCCAAGAGCGGGGGAAGGACCTGTCCGCGGACGTCGCGGTCGTGAGCGACACCGCGATGTGGGACGCCAGAACGCCGACGCTGACGTACGGCCTGCGCGGGCTCGTCTACTTCGACCTGAAGCTCCACGGCCCCGACCGCGACCTGCACTCCGGCGTGTACGGCGGCACGCTGGCCAACCCCGCGACCGTCCTCGCCCGCGTGCTCGGGAAGCTCTTCGACGAAGACCGCCGCATCGCCATCCCCGGCTTCTACGACAACGTCGCGCCGCTGGATCCCGCCGAGCGCGAGGAGTGGGCCGCCCTGCCCTTCACCGACGAGGGCTTCGTCGGCGCCGTGGGCGGAACCGCCTCGGGCGAGGCCGGCTTCTCCACCCTGGAGCGGCGTTGGGCCCGCCCCGCTTGCGACGTCAACGGCCTCTACGGCGGGTACATGGGCGAGGGTGCGAAGACCGTTCTGCCGTCCTTCGCCGGCGCAAAGGTCAGCTTCCGCATCCCTGGGAACATGGAGGCAAGGCGCGTCGCGGCGCTCTTCACCGAGTGGCTGGAGCAACAGGAGGTCGACGGATGCCGCTGGGACCTGGAGAACCACGGCGAGGCGGACCCCGTGCTGGTGCGGCGTGACTCCGCCGAGATCGCCGCCGCCGTCGCGGCCTGCGAGGCGATCGCCGGCGTGAGGCCGGCCCTCGTCCGCTCGGGCGCCACGATCCCGGTCATCGCCGACTTCAAGGAAACGCTTGGCATGGACACGCTGCTGCTGGGCTTCGGCCTCAACGCCGACGACATCCACAGCCCCGACGAGCACTTCGGGCTCGACCGCTTCCACCTGGGGGCGAGGGTGCACGCGGAGCTGCTCGGCCGCCTGGCGGAGGGATAA
- the mamK gene encoding MamK family actin-like protein produces the protein MSKNRNKADDSGSTTDALYLGIDLGTSRSSIATAEGARKTVESYVGWPKDAVSMKHLNGRSIIYGREALDNRLSLDLYRPLADGVIKTDEAGDRNLEAARELIAYLVELADPPRGVELFGVCGVPSEASGTNKEAIIESTKGILDAVMIVTEPFCVAYGLERTSDVLVVDIGAGTTDLCRMHGTVPTMEDQISINVAGDAVDKKMYELIKNAYPDASLNINMCKKFKEQYGYVHSATDKIEVMMPVNGKPTKHDITQIVHDACYILVDPIVEAIHKLISTFDPEFQDKLRNNIILSGGGGLMGGLNKAIEDKLERVGGASVTQVEEPMYAGANGGLQLALDMPEDYWQQLR, from the coding sequence ATGAGCAAGAACCGCAACAAAGCCGACGACAGCGGCTCGACGACCGACGCCCTGTACCTCGGCATCGACCTGGGCACCAGCCGCTCGTCCATCGCAACCGCCGAGGGCGCCCGCAAGACCGTCGAGTCGTACGTCGGCTGGCCCAAGGACGCGGTCTCGATGAAGCACCTCAACGGCCGCTCCATCATCTACGGCCGCGAAGCCCTGGACAACCGGCTCTCGCTGGACCTCTACCGCCCGCTCGCCGACGGCGTCATCAAGACCGACGAAGCCGGCGACCGCAACCTCGAGGCCGCTCGCGAGCTGATCGCGTACCTGGTCGAGCTGGCCGACCCGCCGCGCGGCGTCGAGCTCTTCGGCGTGTGCGGCGTGCCCTCCGAGGCGAGCGGCACGAACAAGGAGGCGATCATCGAGTCGACCAAGGGCATCCTCGACGCGGTGATGATCGTCACCGAGCCCTTCTGCGTGGCCTACGGCCTCGAGCGGACCAGCGACGTGCTCGTCGTGGACATCGGTGCCGGCACGACGGACCTCTGCCGGATGCACGGCACGGTGCCCACGATGGAGGACCAGATCTCCATCAACGTCGCCGGCGACGCCGTCGACAAGAAGATGTACGAGCTGATCAAGAACGCGTACCCCGACGCGTCGCTGAACATCAACATGTGCAAGAAGTTCAAGGAGCAGTACGGCTACGTGCACTCCGCGACCGACAAGATCGAGGTCATGATGCCGGTCAACGGCAAGCCGACCAAGCACGACATCACGCAGATCGTCCACGACGCCTGCTACATCCTGGTCGACCCGATCGTCGAGGCCATCCACAAGCTGATCTCGACCTTCGATCCCGAGTTCCAGGACAAGCTCCGCAACAACATCATCCTCTCCGGCGGCGGCGGCCTCATGGGGGGCCTGAACAAGGCCATCGAAGACAAGCTCGAGCGGGTCGGCGGCGCGTCCGTCACCCAGGTCGAGGAGCCGATGTACGCCGGCGCCAACGGCGGCCTCCAGCTCGCGCTGGACATGCCCGAGGACTACTGGCAGCAGCTGCGGTAA